Proteins from a single region of Catenulispora acidiphila DSM 44928:
- a CDS encoding PstA family ABC transporter permease → MTATDMAAADIAAADMTGLTEEPEDAGTTVPPEPAADDAGPPERRRRVRRLKRDALFALLGAAAAAVSLTILISTWFAPFSGPLGFVVLSYPLFLACYAVLVWTDESGPILRDRLMAVVTHSIAILVAGVLVLIVGFPIWGGLKSLTHLNFYTQDLRVAGPVQPITIGGLQHAVIGTAEQITITLAITVPLGIACAVFMNESPGRLANLVRTVAAAATALPSIVAGLFVFALLILELGLPKSGLAAALALSVMTLPIIIRASDVVLRLVPGHLKEASYALGASRWRTALRVTLPTARSGLATAVILGAARGIGETSPVLLTAGYTQYTNYDPRKGPQTSLPLATFKLVTSGQPNYVTRGYGAAALLMLLVLVLFVAARAVGGRGAGQLSRRQRRRRAATSRRVQERFLARRAAREQADPATAAAASATPAATTADRPEPMEHSS, encoded by the coding sequence ATGACGGCCACGGACATGGCAGCCGCGGACATCGCGGCAGCCGACATGACCGGCCTCACCGAGGAACCGGAAGACGCCGGAACGACCGTCCCCCCGGAACCGGCAGCGGACGACGCCGGCCCACCGGAACGACGCCGCCGCGTCCGACGCCTGAAACGCGACGCGCTGTTCGCGCTCCTCGGCGCGGCGGCGGCAGCGGTGAGCCTGACCATCCTGATCAGCACCTGGTTCGCGCCGTTCTCCGGACCGCTGGGCTTCGTCGTCCTGAGCTATCCCCTCTTCCTCGCCTGCTACGCGGTCCTGGTCTGGACGGACGAAAGCGGCCCGATCCTGCGCGACCGGTTGATGGCGGTGGTGACGCACTCGATCGCCATCCTGGTCGCCGGAGTGCTCGTGCTGATCGTCGGCTTCCCGATCTGGGGCGGCCTGAAGTCCTTGACCCACCTCAACTTCTACACGCAGGACCTGCGCGTCGCCGGTCCCGTGCAGCCGATCACGATCGGCGGTCTCCAGCACGCCGTGATCGGCACCGCCGAGCAGATCACCATCACGCTGGCCATCACGGTCCCGCTCGGCATCGCCTGCGCGGTGTTCATGAACGAGTCCCCCGGACGGCTGGCGAACCTGGTGCGCACCGTCGCGGCGGCGGCCACCGCGCTGCCCTCGATCGTCGCCGGGCTGTTCGTCTTCGCCCTGCTCATCCTCGAACTCGGGCTCCCGAAGTCAGGGCTGGCCGCCGCGCTCGCGCTGAGCGTGATGACGCTGCCGATCATCATCCGCGCCTCCGATGTCGTGCTCCGTCTGGTGCCCGGCCATCTGAAGGAGGCCTCTTACGCCCTGGGAGCCAGCCGTTGGCGGACCGCGCTGCGCGTCACCCTGCCGACGGCACGGTCGGGACTGGCCACGGCGGTGATCCTGGGGGCGGCGCGCGGCATCGGCGAGACCTCGCCGGTGCTGCTCACCGCGGGCTACACGCAGTACACGAACTACGACCCGCGCAAGGGTCCGCAGACCTCGCTGCCGCTGGCGACGTTCAAGCTCGTCACTTCCGGCCAGCCGAACTACGTCACGCGCGGATACGGCGCGGCGGCGCTGCTGATGCTGCTCGTGCTCGTGCTGTTCGTCGCCGCGCGGGCGGTCGGGGGCAGGGGCGCGGGGCAGCTCAGCCGGCGGCAGCGGCGGCGCCGGGCCGCGACGTCGAGGCGGGTTCAGGAACGCTTTTTGGCGCGCCGCGCCGCCCGCGAGCAGGCCGATCCCGCGACGGCCGCGGCCGCATCCGCGACACCCGCCGCCACGACGGCCGACCGCCCCGAACCGATGGAGCACTCGTCATGA
- the pstC gene encoding phosphate ABC transporter permease subunit PstC, translated as MTEQFIPPAGHAQAASAAAGAAGATTAAAANALTHVVDLPPTAGAEPPRAVRLKARGGDRVFLTVLAGSGILVLTVIAVIGGFLGSRASQALHAAGGGFLTTAAWSPGNGTGRASSFGVAGILTGTVLIGLVAIVIAVPLAFGVALYISEYAPPRLRPFFTSLIDLMAAVPSVVYGLWGFLFLEHRAVGVAHWLATYLGWIPGFQVTGARVHDPLAPLTVYTASTFIAGTVVGLMITPIVSSMMRESFSQAPLGEREGAYALGATRWGVIRTVVLPFGRGGVIGGAMLGLGRALGETIAVYMIISLVFRIQPHILQAGASSVAALIAAHYGTATPFELSALMAAGLVLFLVTLVINLAASAIIARSRSGRDSG; from the coding sequence ATGACGGAACAGTTCATCCCGCCGGCCGGTCACGCCCAAGCGGCGAGCGCGGCAGCGGGTGCAGCAGGCGCGACGACGGCCGCGGCGGCGAACGCCCTGACCCACGTCGTCGACCTCCCCCCGACCGCCGGCGCGGAGCCGCCGCGCGCCGTGCGCCTCAAGGCCCGCGGCGGCGACCGGGTGTTCCTCACGGTCCTGGCCGGCAGCGGCATCCTGGTCCTGACGGTCATCGCCGTCATCGGCGGCTTCCTCGGCAGCCGCGCTTCGCAGGCGCTGCACGCGGCCGGCGGCGGCTTCCTCACCACCGCGGCGTGGTCGCCCGGGAACGGCACCGGCCGCGCGTCCTCGTTCGGGGTGGCGGGCATCCTGACCGGGACGGTGCTCATCGGGCTGGTCGCGATCGTGATCGCCGTGCCGCTGGCATTCGGGGTCGCGCTCTACATCTCCGAGTACGCCCCGCCGCGCCTGCGGCCGTTCTTCACCAGCCTCATCGACCTGATGGCCGCGGTTCCGAGCGTGGTCTACGGCCTGTGGGGCTTCCTGTTCCTGGAGCACCGGGCGGTCGGGGTCGCGCACTGGCTGGCGACCTATCTGGGCTGGATCCCCGGTTTCCAGGTGACCGGCGCGCGGGTGCACGACCCGCTCGCGCCGCTGACCGTCTACACCGCCTCGACCTTCATCGCCGGCACGGTGGTGGGGCTGATGATCACGCCGATCGTCAGCTCCATGATGCGCGAGTCGTTCTCGCAGGCGCCGCTGGGCGAGCGTGAGGGCGCCTACGCGCTGGGCGCCACCCGGTGGGGCGTGATCCGCACGGTCGTGCTGCCGTTCGGCCGGGGCGGCGTGATCGGCGGCGCGATGCTCGGGCTGGGCCGCGCGCTCGGCGAGACGATCGCGGTCTACATGATCATCTCGCTGGTGTTCCGGATCCAGCCGCACATCCTGCAAGCCGGAGCCAGTTCGGTGGCGGCGCTGATCGCCGCGCACTACGGGACGGCGACGCCGTTCGAGCTGTCCGCGCTCATGGCCGCCGGGCTGGTGCTGTTCCTGGTCACCCTGGTCATCAACCTGGCCGCGTCGGCGATCATCGCGCGCAGCCGGTCCGGAAGGGACAGCGGCTGA